The Peromyscus eremicus unplaced genomic scaffold, PerEre_H2_v1 PerEre#2#unplaced_1861, whole genome shotgun sequence genome includes a region encoding these proteins:
- the LOC131902089 gene encoding small ubiquitin-related modifier 2-like: protein MVKSTCCSADRCLFCDAADEETPALAMADEKPKEGVKTENNEHTKFKIKRHTPLSKLMKAYCERQGLSMRQIRFWFDGQPINETDTPAQLDVEDEDTIDVFQQQTGDVY from the coding sequence atggttaagagcacttgctgcagtGCCGACCGGTGCCTCTTTTGTGACGCGGCAGATGAGGAGACTCCAGCGCTCGCCATGGCGGACGAGAAACCCAAGGAAGGAGTCAAGACTGAGAACAACGAACATACTAAGTTTAAGATTAAGAGGCATACACCACTTAGTAAACTAATGAAAGCCTATTGTGAACGACAGGGTTTGTCAATGAGGCAGATCAGATTCTGGTTTGATGGGCAACCAATCAATGAAACAGATACACCTGCACAGTTGGACGTGGAGGATGAAGATACGATTGATGTGTTCCAGCAGCAGACAGGAGATGTCTACTAA